The Streptomyces collinus DNA segment TCACGCCGTGACAGGACAGGCTTGTGGAGCGATCCGCGCGCTTTCACGGCAGAACCGAGGCCGGCCCGTGAATGGGCCGGACCCCAGCAGGCGGGCACTGCCGAGGGAAGGACATTCATGTATTTGTCCGGATGTGTTTGCGATGGAGGGTCGGAAAGGGCCAGAGTCGGAGGGGGGGGACAGGAGGCGACCGTGACCGTTCTCGCGATGTTTCTTCTCGTCATCGGGGCGCTTCTGATCCTGCTTGGGACGGTCCTGGTCGTCGTCGGGGTCCTCGTGATCCTCGTGGGGATTGCCCTGATCGCCGTTGCGGCCTTCCTGCTGATCCGGAGAGTGCTGAGGCGCCGACAGTAGAAATGGCAAGGCCGAGGGGGGTGTCTGTGCGTTCGGGCCAGGCGGTGGCCGTGGTGTGACCTGCGCCCGAGGGTGAGGCCGGAGAAGCGGGACCGGATCAGGCCCAACGCGTCGAGCTGCCGCTGACGCCTGGCTAGGCTGCGGCTTCTGTGATGAGGACGGCGGCGGTGCCCGGGCCGGATGTGTCGGTGGTGGCGGCGTCGGCTACGGCGGCCCGGACGGCGCGGGCGACTTCCAGCGGATGGTGGCCGCGGGCGACCGCGAGCTGGACCTCGATGTGGCGGCCGGGTGGATCGTCATGGTCCTTCACCTTGACCGGGCGGCTTCCCAGCGCGGCGGTGAGGCGGGCGACGCCCGGAACACCAGCCGCGACGTTCGCCAGTTCCCGGACGGGCCCCATATGGATCCGTTCCGGTCACCGTGGGCGAGCTTCGGGTGGTTACGGTTTCCGGCGCGGGCCTCATGGCACTTGCTGCGGTACGCGACTTCACGCCCGTCTCCGGGCCGTCATCGAGATCCGTGACGCGCAGGTCGGCTGTCACGGTGGCCAGGCCGAGACGTTCAGCGGCCGCGTTGAGCAGTGCGCTCCTCAACTGGTCGGTGGTCTCGGGCAGCGGCTGCCTGAGGGGTGCTGTGCATGCGGCTTCGATCCTGAGCGGGCCAGGCGGTAGCGCGCTGGCCGGCGGACGGACGGTCGGCTCGGACACGGGCTCGAGCGGTGTTGGCCCGATGGGCAGAGACTCCAGCCGGACACCGGGTATCTCAGCGGCCGCGAGCTCGAGGACCCGGACGGCTGCTTGTTCGGTGATCCATGTCCTGTCGCCGGGCCCACCGAGCGGGAGCAGCCGGCCCAGGTCGAGCCGGTGCCGTACTGCCTGCGTCCACGCCTCGGTTTTCACCGGCCTCTCACCCTCCTTCTTCCATGGCCGCGGTCCTCTTCCTGCCGCAACTGCGCCCGGAGTTATCAGGCCTCATACGCCGTATCTCAGGCAAACTTCCTAATTATGAATATAGTCTGAATAAAGGGTGTAAGGTGCCCTCCTCCAGAGGGAGGAACTTCCTGATGACTGAGAACACCGGCGCAAGGTATGGCGGTGCGCCCGGTTCTCGTGGCCGGACGACGGTCGCCGATGTGGTGGTGGAGAAGATCGCCGGAATGGCAGCACGGGACGTGCGCGGCGTCTATGCCCTGGGCAGCGGATTCGCGCGCTCAATGGGATCCATGCGGGAGCGGATGCCCGGTGCCGGCAGTGGCAGGTCCGCCACGCGTGGGGTCAGTGTCGAGGTCGGCGAGAAGCAGGCGGCCATCGATCTGGAGATCGTCGTCGACTACGGCGTCTCCATCACGGACGTGGCCGGTGAGGTGCGCGAGAACGTGATTTCCGCAGTGGAGCGGATGGCGGGCCGGGAAGTCGTGGAAGTCAACATCATGGTCAGCGATGTGAAGCTCCCCGACGAGGAGGACGAAGGGGAAGAGCGGCAGCGGATCCAGTAGCCGAGGCGGAGCAGCCCGCGTGAGTGAAGGAGCGCGTGATGAGTAGAGCCGTGGTGGGCCTGATGGCCGGAATGGCGCTGGGTTTCGCCGCGTACTTCGGTGACTTCTGGGCCTTCCTGCTGGTTCTTGGGCTGGGCGTCGTCGGACTCGTGGTCGGGCGGTTCGTGGAAGGCGATCTCGAACCGGGCGACTTCGTTCGCCGCCGGGACAGGCAGGAGCGGATCCGCGATGACCGGCGACGGGCACGGGGAGACTGGCGGTAGTGACCGGTGAAGCCAATCTGCGTCCGGGCATTCCCCGTGGGGAGCGCGGTGCGATCACCATCGCCGACCGGGTCGTTGCGAAGATCGCTTCCCACGTGGCGCGCGTGGCGCTGAGCCGGTTCACCGACTCGGTCGACCACGTACCCCCCCGGCCGCCGGACGCCACGCGTGACCACTTCCGTGCGGCGGGCACCGGAGCGGGATACCGCAGGACGAGACGCCGAGTCCGCCGACGGAGAGCAGGCGGCGCTCGGCGAGGCACGGATGCGCATGGAGATCATCGGGATCACCTGGTCATCGTTGGCATCATCCCGCGGATCCTGGGATCGGTGGGGTACGCCGTCGGCGGACGCCGCCACTACTGGTAGCGGCCTGTGTGCCGGGGCGGTCACTTACCACTCCTCGGCCGACGCGACACCGGGGAGAGTCGCAGCGTGTCCCGCCGTACTCGAGAGGCCACGCAGATCCCGCGCGGTTCCTTCTCAGGGATGCATCCCGTCATGGTCCTCTGCCTGACCCTGCTCATCGCCGGCATCGCGCTGATCGTCATCGGCGCGGCCGTCGACGGCATGCTCTCTCTGTTGTCCGCCGGCGTGCTACTCCTCATCGCCGATCTGCTCTACCTGGCGGCCCGCTCCATGTGGCGCTCCCCTCGGCGCCCGGCCCGCTGAAAACGCCCGGCCACGGCGGCGGACCCTTGGTGGTGCGGTGGTCGGCTCACTCCAGGAGGGCGAGGTGTTCGGCGGCGCCGCCGCGCCATTCGATCAGGAATGAGTTGTTCTTCGCCGGCTTCGTGCTCCTCGATCAGGCCGTCGGCGAAGCACAGCACTCGGCCGCCGCGTCGGAGCATCTGCCCGCTGATCCGGGGCTCTTCACCTCCGAAGCCGATGGGCAAGGTGGTCGGGCCTGCCAGCTGCCGGACGACCTGCCATGGTTCAGGGTCCCGGCCGCTCCTCGCAGGCCGAGTCGACGGTCCGTGCGCGGCCGGTGGGGGAACCGGCTGATCACCTGTGGTGGGTGGTACGGCTACGGCGGCGGCGCGGCGGGAAGCGGCCGCGGCCCCCGTCGCGGTGGTCCCGTCGTTCGTCGGGGGTCGGCGACTCGGACCGGTCCGGTCCCACCGCGGGCTGCGGCGTGCCGTGGCCGCGGCGGCCGGGCCGGGGGGTGCTGTACCGGTACGCGGCGATCCTGTCGGCGTGCTGGAGGTTGAGCCGGTGGATCACGTACGCCGCCGCTGCGATGAGGACCACGAAGGCGGCGGCTGTCAGAAAGGCGTTCATGGCGGCCACCTCACATACCGATGATCAGTCGGCTGGCCCGGCCGGGCGGGCCGGTCTGTTGGGGAACGGCTACGGACACCGTGGAGGCGCCGCCCTCGTACTCCCATGCCTCGTCCGGGTCCAGTGGCTGGTCGGCCGCCAGGACGCCGTGCCGGGCCTCGTCCGCGGCGATGAGCGCGCTCGCGGTCAGGGGCGGGCCGTCGTGGTCGGACGCGGCTGCCATCAGCCGGGCCGCCGACTCCGCCCCGGTCTCGGGCGGGATGACCAGGAGATCCCAGCGGCCGGTGCCGTAGGAGAGCAGCAGCAGCTTGTGGGGGTCGATCTCCGGGGTGAACCAGCCGACCTTGACGATGTGGCCGTCCACGGGAACCGTGCGGGGGATGACCGGCCAGTGTTCCGGGTTTACGGCGATGCGGGTGATGCGGCCCCACAGGGGATCCAACACGTCGGTGAGTGCCGGCAGTTCGCTCAGCAGATCACGGGAACGGGGCCACCAGGCTCCGTCCAGGAGTCCGCTGGAGGGGCGGTCGGTCTTCAGTGCGAGACGCGCGGCCGGGGTTGCGACGGGCTCGGGGTGCGGCAGGGTTGGGTACAAGGTCGCCGACATGATGCGGACCCGTCTCCGGGCCGCCTCTGCGGCGGCCCGGGTTTCATCTTTCGCCGGGGACGACCCGGCGTGGAAGCCGGTGTGCGAGATGCCCTCGGTACTGTCCACACTACTCCGCGCTCCGCCACAGCGCGGAGTATGCGGCCGCCTAGAGCTGGAGCAGCCGCTGGGTGATCTCCCGGTACTGCCTCAGCGCGTGCCGGAGTTCGTCGGACTGTGTTCCGGGGGCCTGGTCCTGCCACCCGGCGCGCAGGAGACGCCGCCGTTCCGCGAGGGCGTTCACGAGCTGGGCGGTGGCTTCGTCGTAGGCGCTCTCGGCCTCTTCCAGCGCCTCGCGCGGAGTGTCGGGGAAGTGGTTGAGGGCGTGTCGGAGGCTCTGGACGATCTTGTCCCTTTCGGCCGACGGGAGCAGTGGCTCCGGGCCCGGGGCACGGCGTTCGGTGGGCCCCCGGGTTTGGCCCGCGGGCTGCTGGGCGCGTGTCTGGTCATACATCATCGGGTGCTGCTTCCGTTCCGCCCGAAGGCGCTCTTGGTCTTCTCGACGGCCTGTTTCAGGATTCCGGAGACCCGGTCGATCCTGCCTCGGCGTTGCAGTCGCCTGTTGCGGGTGCCCCGGCCGAGCTCTTCGACGATCCTGCCCTTCATCGTCTGCGCCGTGTTCCTGATCGTCCGTGCAACGGTCGTGATCGGCCTCGCTGTTGTCCGGTAGGTGGGTTCCCGCGGGGTCTTGGCGACGCGGGTGGGCGGAATGCTTCGCCGTGTGTTCGGGAGTGGCATGGCCCTGCGCCGTGCCGCCAGTCAACGTCCGGCGACGGTCCGTGTCAACGCGGTGGCCACGCGATCCGGCCTGCCTTGTTTCGGAGCGTGAGGGCCACGGCGTCGACCGCGGCGGGCTCGACCCCTCCGCCGCTGTCATCCGCCTCCTGGAACGCCTCGGCTGGGTATACGACGTGCGCTGGCCCACTCCGGACCGCGTGGCCGCCCGCCGCGCCTGACACCGGCCACTCACGTCCTCCGCCACACGGCGGTTGACAGGAGCTTTCATGACCACCGCGCTGCGACCCCCTCCTCCCTCCCATCCCCTTCTCCGCCTGCGCCTGGCCCCCCACGGCGGTACACCCCAGCCCATCGACAGAGCGTGGTGGCCCCGTTCGTACGACCTGCTCGCCGAACTCCCCAGGCTGCGCGCCGGATTGCCGCGCGCGTGGGGCCACATCACGAGCGTCACCATCAACGGGGCGACACGGTCCGCGGGGCCCGGCCGGATGCTCGTCTTCAACCGGGCGCGGATTGCGGGAGAACACCGGTGGCGGAGGACGGTCGGGAACGGATCCGCAGTGGCGCCGGGCGTTCCCAGCGCCGGAGACCTCAAGGACGACGGCTGACACCCGTCGACCCCAGGGCGGTGATCCCGGGCTTCGGACGGTGTCCCGCCGGGGACGGCGGCGGCCCATCAGGCGAAGTCGTGGACGTCGTGCTCGACCAGGCCGGACGCGTGCCTGGCGACGGCACCGTGGCCTGCACCGTCAGGGAGGACAGCCAGGCCGTGGTGGCGGCTGTGGCAGCGATGACGAGGCAGCCCGCCGAGGCGCTGGGCTGGTCCCCAGCCTGGTCCCTGAGAAGCAATTCCCGGCTCGCGGCAACCTTGTGTGACGTCTGTGACGACAAGGGAGCGGATCCGGCCAGTTCCAGTGGCCGGATCCGGGTTTCCACTGTTGAACAGCATGCAAGGAGAACGCCTCCCCATGAACAACCCCACGAACGGCGGACGCCGCGGGCGTCACCGCCGCCGCTGGACCGCCACTGGTCTGCTGTTCGGCGTGCCCGCCGTTCTCGTGCCGTATCTCCTTATCGCACAGGAGGACTCGCAGGCCGCGACGGTCGATGGCGACGCCTACTACCGGCTGGTCTCCGTGCGCAGCGGCAAGGTGCTGGACGTCAACGGTTTCTCCGCCGCAGACGGCACCCGTATCCAGCAGTGGACCGACCAGAACACCGCCAACCAGCAATGGAGGCTGCGGCCCACCAGGGACGGCTACTACGAGCTGGTCAACCGCAACAGCGGCAAAGTGCTGGGCATAGCGGGCGACTCGACCGCCCGGGCGGCCGCCACGGAGCAGCAGACCGACAGTTCCTCCACCTCCCAGGAGTGGAAGATCAACGAGGTGAGCGGTTCCGACGCCGTCACCTTCACCTCGCGCAGGAGCGGCCAACTGCTGGACGTCTCCAAGGGCTCCAAGGCAGACGGCGCGGCAGTCGTCCAGTATCCCGCCACAGGCAGCGCCAACCAGGAGTGGAAGCTGGTGAAGACGGCCGAGCCCCAGGCGGCCGGGGCGGGCGCGGCGCGGACCACGGCCGCGGCCGGTCCGTATGTGTGGAAGAACGCCCAGGTGGTGGGCGGTGGTTATGTCACCGGACTGGTGTTCAACCAGCGGGAGAAGGGTCTGCTGTACGCACGTACCGACATGGGCGGCGCCTACCGCTGGGACACCGCGGCCGAGCAGTGGATCCCACTGACCGACTGGATCGGCGAGAAGGACTGGAACCTGCTGGGCATCGACGCGGTGGCCACCGACCCCGTCGACCCTAAGCGGCTCTACTTCTCGGCGGGCACCTACACCAACGAGTGGGCCGGCAACGGCGCGATCCTGCGCTCCACTGACCGGGGCCGCACCTTCAAGCGCACTGATCTGCCGTTCAAGGTGGGCGGCAACGAGGACGGCCGCGGCGCGGGCGAGCGGCTGGCGATCAACCCCGCGGACAACGGCACCCTGCTGCTGGGCACCCGCAAGAACGGCCTGTGGCGCAGCAGCGACCACGGCGTGACATGGCGGCAGGTCTCCTCGTTCCCCGTCAAGGACGGGGCGGGCAGCGGGGCGGGCATCTCCTTCGTGACGTACGGCCCGGCCGGCAGCAAGACGATCTACGTCGGCGTCAACGACAGGTCCACCTCCCTGTACCGCTCCACCGACGGCGGCAGCACCTGGCAGGCCGTCTCCGGGCAGCCCACCGGCCAGCTGCCGCAGCACGGCGTGCTCTCCGGTGACGGCTCGCTGTACCTGACGTACACCAACAACCTCGGACCCAACGGCGTGACGGCGGGCTCGGTGTGGAAGTACACGCCGGGCAGCGGGGCATGGAAGAACATCTCCCCGTCCAAGGGCGACTACGGCTTCTCCGGTCTGGCCGTCGACCCGCGCAAGCCCTCCACGGTGATGGTCACCACCCTCGGCCGCTGGTGGCCCGAGGACGAGATCTATCGGACCACCGACGGCGGCGCCACATGGAAGGCACTGGCTGACAAGTCGGTGCGCAGCGCCTCCGCCGCCCCTTACGTCGGCACCCACACCGGGCACTGGATGACCGCCCTGGCCATCGATCCCTTCAACTCCGGGCACGTGCTGTACGGCACCGGCAACGGCATCCTGCGCAGCAAGGACGCAAGCGCCTCCGACACCGGCGGCACCAGCCACTGGAGCATGGGCGCCCGAGGGCTGGAGGAGACCGCGCTGCTGGACGCGATCGCCCCGCCCGGCGGCGCCACCGTCATCACCTCCATGGGCGACCAGGGCGGCTTCCGGCACGACTCCCTGACCAAGGTGCCCTCCGGGCGGCTGAGCAACCCGATGATGACCAACAGCACCGACATCGACTTCGCTCAGTCCAAGCCCTCGATGATGGTCCGCGTCGGCCGTGGCGGCGCGCAGGACGGCGCCTACTCCACCGACGGCGGCCGCAGCTGGAACGGCTTCAAGGCGGAGCCGGTGGCCAGTGCGCAGGACGGGCATGTCGCGCTCGCGGCGGACGGCTCCACCATCGTCTGGACCCAGGCCGGACAGGCCCCGTACCGCTCGACCGACAACGGGGCGAGCTGGTCGAGGGTCAGCGGCCTGGGCACCGGCGCCGTGATCGTCGCCGACCGCTCCTCGGCCAGGACCTTCTACGCGCTGTCCGGCGGCACGCTCCACGCCAGCACCGACGGCGGCGCGACCTTCACCGCCCGCGCCGGCAACCTGCCCTCCGGCAAGCTCACGGCCGTCCCCGGCATCGCCGGGGACCTGTGGATCGCCGGCGGCGGCAAGGGGCTGCTGCACTCCACCGACGGCGGCCGGACCTTCACCACGCTCAAGACGGTGCAGTCCGCCTCCGCCCTCGGCTTCGGCAAGGCCAAGCCGGGCACCAACTACCAGGCGCTGTACCTGATCGGCACCGTCAAGGACGTCACCGGAGTCTTCCGCTCCACCGACAAGGGCGCCACCTGGCTCCGCGTCAACGACGACGCCCACCAGTGGGGCGCCATCGGCGGCGTCGGCGTCATCACCGGCGACCCCGACACCTTCGGCCGCGTCTACGTCGGCACCAACGGACGCGGCCTGCAGTACGGCGACCCGTCCTGACCCGGGAGCCGTGGCGGGGCCGCAGCCGTGACGGGCTGCGGCCCCGCATGGCTGGGCAACCTCGCCCGGGACCCGGACGTGAGCTGCCACGAGAGCGCCTGGCCGGTGCCTGCACCGATGGGCTCGGTGTCCCGGTTCCGGTGCGGGAAGGCAGTCCCCCGCAGTTGGTCTGCTGTCGTGGGACTGCCCTCAACCGATCGGGCGTCTCCCTGCGCCGTGGTAGGCGTGGCGGGTTACAGGAGCGTGGTCCACTTCTGGTTGCTCTGGCCGTTGCAGGTCCACAGGATGACCGGGGTCCCGTTGGCGGTTCCTGATCGTTCGGAGTCCAGGCAGAGCCCGGCGCGGACGTTGCGGATCGACCCGTCGGCGCCCACGGTCCACTTCTGGTTGTTCTGGCCGTTGCAGGGCCAGATGATCACCCTTGTGCCGTTGGTGGTGCCCTGGTTGTAGGCGTCCAGGCACTTGTCACCGTAGACGCGGATCTCGCCTCCGGCCCACGTGGTCCAGAGCTGGTTGGCTGCGGTGTGGCAGTCCCAGATCAGCGACGCCGTCCCGGCTGCGGTGGAGGCGCGGTCCACGTCCAGACAGCGGCCGGATCCGGCACCACGCAGGCGTGCGGTGGTGGAGGCCAACGGGCTGCCGCCGGTCATCTTGAATACGGCGACACCGTGCGCCGGGACGCTCGCCGAGATCTGCCCGGACGTGCTCGACGTGGCACCGGTCCACAGGTCGGTGAGGGTGAACGACCCTCCGGTGAGGCCGACCTGCGCGGCCGAGGCGGTGATGGTCGTGGTGTTCCCTCCCCGGTTGAACAGGCCGACGGCGACCGATCCGTCGGACAGGGGCTTGGCGAACACCTCGGTGTCGCCGTCGTCGCGCACCCTGCGCCCGCCCGCGCCCAGCGGATCCTGGTTGACCGCCAGCAGACGGGGGTTGCGCAAGATCGCGCTCACGTCGGCGGACATGGTGCGGATGTCGTTGCCGGCCATGAGCGGGGCCGAGAGCAGCGACCACAGGGCGAAGTGGGAGCGGGACTCGGTCAGCGACAGACCGGGACGGCCGACGACCAGCATGTCGGGGTCGTTCCAGTTTCCCGGGCCCGACTGGGCGGCCAGCGGCGCGGTGACGTCCAGGACGTTGCCGACGCCCATCGGGTAGCTGTTGGTGTTGCTGTTCTGCCAGATGTCGAGCAGGTCCTCGGTCGTCCGCCACAGGTCGGCGACCTCACCCCAGTCGTACTTGTCGCCGGTGGGGGAGTGGAAGCTGTTGGGGTTGATGCTGTAGACGATCGGACGGCCGGTTGCGCGCAGGGCGTCGCGCATGATGGTGAACTGCGCGATCTGCTCGTTGAGGGTGCCGCTGCCGGAGCACCAGTCGTACTTGAGATAGTCCACGCCCCATGAGGCGAATGTGGCGGCGTCCTGGGCCTCGTGGCCCTTGCTGCCGGTGGAGCCGGGGTAGGTCCCCACGCCCTGCGCGCACGTCTTCTCGTTGGGCGCCTGGTAGATGCCGAACTTCAGGCCCTTGCTGTGGATGTAGTCGCCGAGCGCCTTCATGCCGCTGGGGAACTTGGTCGGGTTGGCCCGGAGGTTGCCCGCCGCGTCACGCTGCGGGTCGAACCAGCAGTCGTCGACGACGACGTACTGGTAGCCCGCGCCCTTCATGCCCGTGGACACCATCGCGTCGGCGGCCTGGCGGACCTGCGCCTCGGTGATCCCGCACCCGAAGCTGTTCCAGCTGTTCCAGCCCAGTGGCGGGGTGAGCGCCGGGCTGCCCGGCGCGGCCTCGGCGGTCGTGTCGGCGGAGGCGGTGACGCAGGCGGTGAGCGTCAGCGCGGTGGCCGTGAGGAGACGCAGCAGTCGTCTGTGTAAAACCATGGGGGGTACCTTCCCGGCCCGCGCAGCTGTGCGGGCCTGATGGGCCGCTCATGAGGTTGTGATCAGGCGCGCCTGGGTCAGCGCTGCAGGGTGAGCAGAGCCGGCCGGTACGGCAGCTTCAGGTAGTCGGTGCCGTCCGATGCCGGAGACCTGCCCTG contains these protein-coding regions:
- a CDS encoding RICIN domain-containing protein → MNNPTNGGRRGRHRRRWTATGLLFGVPAVLVPYLLIAQEDSQAATVDGDAYYRLVSVRSGKVLDVNGFSAADGTRIQQWTDQNTANQQWRLRPTRDGYYELVNRNSGKVLGIAGDSTARAAATEQQTDSSSTSQEWKINEVSGSDAVTFTSRRSGQLLDVSKGSKADGAAVVQYPATGSANQEWKLVKTAEPQAAGAGAARTTAAAGPYVWKNAQVVGGGYVTGLVFNQREKGLLYARTDMGGAYRWDTAAEQWIPLTDWIGEKDWNLLGIDAVATDPVDPKRLYFSAGTYTNEWAGNGAILRSTDRGRTFKRTDLPFKVGGNEDGRGAGERLAINPADNGTLLLGTRKNGLWRSSDHGVTWRQVSSFPVKDGAGSGAGISFVTYGPAGSKTIYVGVNDRSTSLYRSTDGGSTWQAVSGQPTGQLPQHGVLSGDGSLYLTYTNNLGPNGVTAGSVWKYTPGSGAWKNISPSKGDYGFSGLAVDPRKPSTVMVTTLGRWWPEDEIYRTTDGGATWKALADKSVRSASAAPYVGTHTGHWMTALAIDPFNSGHVLYGTGNGILRSKDASASDTGGTSHWSMGARGLEETALLDAIAPPGGATVITSMGDQGGFRHDSLTKVPSGRLSNPMMTNSTDIDFAQSKPSMMVRVGRGGAQDGAYSTDGGRSWNGFKAEPVASAQDGHVALAADGSTIVWTQAGQAPYRSTDNGASWSRVSGLGTGAVIVADRSSARTFYALSGGTLHASTDGGATFTARAGNLPSGKLTAVPGIAGDLWIAGGGKGLLHSTDGGRTFTTLKTVQSASALGFGKAKPGTNYQALYLIGTVKDVTGVFRSTDKGATWLRVNDDAHQWGAIGGVGVITGDPDTFGRVYVGTNGRGLQYGDPS
- a CDS encoding Asp23/Gls24 family envelope stress response protein, coding for MTENTGARYGGAPGSRGRTTVADVVVEKIAGMAARDVRGVYALGSGFARSMGSMRERMPGAGSGRSATRGVSVEVGEKQAAIDLEIVVDYGVSITDVAGEVRENVISAVERMAGREVVEVNIMVSDVKLPDEEDEGEERQRIQ
- a CDS encoding DUF5994 family protein — encoded protein: MDSTEGISHTGFHAGSSPAKDETRAAAEAARRRVRIMSATLYPTLPHPEPVATPAARLALKTDRPSSGLLDGAWWPRSRDLLSELPALTDVLDPLWGRITRIAVNPEHWPVIPRTVPVDGHIVKVGWFTPEIDPHKLLLLSYGTGRWDLLVIPPETGAESAARLMAAASDHDGPPLTASALIAADEARHGVLAADQPLDPDEAWEYEGGASTVSVAVPQQTGPPGRASRLIIGM
- a CDS encoding glycoside hydrolase family 27 protein encodes the protein MVLHRRLLRLLTATALTLTACVTASADTTAEAAPGSPALTPPLGWNSWNSFGCGITEAQVRQAADAMVSTGMKGAGYQYVVVDDCWFDPQRDAAGNLRANPTKFPSGMKALGDYIHSKGLKFGIYQAPNEKTCAQGVGTYPGSTGSKGHEAQDAATFASWGVDYLKYDWCSGSGTLNEQIAQFTIMRDALRATGRPIVYSINPNSFHSPTGDKYDWGEVADLWRTTEDLLDIWQNSNTNSYPMGVGNVLDVTAPLAAQSGPGNWNDPDMLVVGRPGLSLTESRSHFALWSLLSAPLMAGNDIRTMSADVSAILRNPRLLAVNQDPLGAGGRRVRDDGDTEVFAKPLSDGSVAVGLFNRGGNTTTITASAAQVGLTGGSFTLTDLWTGATSSTSGQISASVPAHGVAVFKMTGGSPLASTTARLRGAGSGRCLDVDRASTAAGTASLIWDCHTAANQLWTTWAGGEIRVYGDKCLDAYNQGTTNGTRVIIWPCNGQNNQKWTVGADGSIRNVRAGLCLDSERSGTANGTPVILWTCNGQSNQKWTTLL
- a CDS encoding DUF5994 family protein; translation: MTTALRPPPPSHPLLRLRLAPHGGTPQPIDRAWWPRSYDLLAELPRLRAGLPRAWGHITSVTINGATRSAGPGRMLVFNRARIAGEHRWRRTVGNGSAVAPGVPSAGDLKDDG